CAGAAAGCTTCACAAATTCGGGATCTATTGTGGATGCTGATACCAAAGTGTGAGCTTTTGTGTCATCCACAATCTGCGCATAAAAGTTATGGATGCTTCTATAAACGCACAGTCTGGGTCTTTCGGGAGTACCAAAAACCTTTTTCCTTATCCTTTTGTGCCTCCTTTCTTTTTTCTCATGCCTGCTAAGTTTTGCCATGTTTACCTCCTCACTTCTTACCCTTTCCTGCAGCTTTACCAGCTTTCAGTTTCAAAGTTTCACCTTCATACCTTATACCTTTACCTTTATATGCATCTGGTTTTCTGAAGGCTCTTATCTGTGCAGCTACTTGACCGACTCTTTGTTTGTCAATACCGCTTACGTATATTTTATTTTCTTTCACCTCTATCTTCACATCTGGTGGTATGGGAAAAACCACTGGATGAGAGAGTCCTAAACTAAGCTCAAGATTCCCTCCTTTTAAGGAAGCTCTGTATCCAAGCCCTACTACTTCAAGCCCAACGGTAAACCCCTCGG
This region of Hydrogenobacter sp. genomic DNA includes:
- the rplR gene encoding 50S ribosomal protein L18, with product MAKLSRHEKKERRHKRIRKKVFGTPERPRLCVYRSIHNFYAQIVDDTKAHTLVSASTIDPEFVKLSGKRGGKSIEDVKKLAEILVKKAKEKGVNKVVFDRGGFLYHGKIKAFADRCRELGLEF
- the rplF gene encoding 50S ribosomal protein L6; this translates as MSRIGKKPIEIPKNVKVNISDGIITVEGPKGKLSMSIHPDMKVYTDGNSIKVERSSDDPFHRAMHGTTAALIRNMVKGVTEGFTVGLEVVGLGYRASLKGGNLELSLGLSHPVVFPIPPDVKIEVKENKIYVSGIDKQRVGQVAAQIRAFRKPDAYKGKGIRYEGETLKLKAGKAAGKGKK